The following proteins are co-located in the Armatimonadota bacterium genome:
- a CDS encoding F0F1 ATP synthase subunit epsilon, giving the protein MSPSFELEVITPDRTVFAGSVTSLVAPGSEGSLGVLANHAPLITGLGIGRARATTADGEETYFAVAGGFLQVADNRATLLADAAERADQIDLARAEAARRRAEEERSTLTRGEPRFVAAEAALRRALNRLQIARDHGGGQ; this is encoded by the coding sequence ATGTCGCCGTCGTTCGAGCTCGAGGTGATCACCCCCGATCGCACGGTGTTCGCCGGATCGGTGACGAGCCTGGTCGCGCCCGGCAGCGAGGGCTCCTTGGGGGTGCTGGCCAATCACGCCCCGTTGATTACCGGGCTCGGCATCGGCCGGGCGCGCGCGACCACCGCTGACGGCGAAGAGACCTACTTCGCCGTCGCCGGGGGCTTCCTACAGGTCGCTGACAACCGCGCGACCCTGCTCGCCGATGCCGCCGAGCGCGCCGACCAGATTGACCTCGCCCGCGCCGAAGCCGCCCGCCGCCGGGCGGAAGAAGAACGCTCGACGCTGACGCGCGGCGAGCCGCGATTCGTCGCCGCGGAGGCGGCCCTGCGCCGGGCGCTCAACCGGCTCCAGATCGCCCGCGACCACGGCGGCGGGCAGTAA
- the atpD gene encoding F0F1 ATP synthase subunit beta, with the protein MATGKVVQIIGPVVDVRFKPEQLPQIMNAIVIADPEHDRKLTVEAAQHLGDDVVRCVAMASSDGLRRGMEAVDTGGPITVPVGPHTLGRMFDVLGQPIDNKPAPEVTQRLPIHREPPSFEEQGIVTDVFETGFKVVDLICPYPRGGKVGMFGGAGVGKTVLLMELIRNIAAEHGGTSVFGGVGERTREGNQLYLEMQESGVIDKTVMVFGQMNEPPGARLRVGLTALTMAEYFRDQEGQDVLLFIDNIFRFVQAGSEVSALLGRMPSAVGYQPTLASEMGELQERITSTQRGSITSLQAIYVPADDITDPAPATTMAHLDAVTVLDRAIFEKAIYPAVDPLRSTSRILDPAIVGDEHYAVARQVQEMLQRNKDLQDIIAILGMDELSDDDKLVVQRARRIERFLSQPFFVAEVFTGLEGRYVRVADTVRGFKEILEGKHDHLPEQAFYMVGTIEEAMQKAETLQQRGA; encoded by the coding sequence ATGGCAACAGGTAAGGTCGTGCAGATCATCGGGCCGGTGGTGGACGTGCGCTTCAAGCCCGAGCAGCTGCCGCAAATCATGAACGCGATCGTGATCGCTGACCCCGAGCATGATCGAAAGTTGACGGTGGAGGCGGCACAGCACCTGGGCGACGACGTCGTGCGCTGCGTCGCCATGGCCAGCAGCGACGGCCTGCGCCGCGGGATGGAGGCGGTGGACACCGGCGGGCCGATCACGGTGCCGGTGGGGCCGCACACCCTGGGGCGCATGTTCGACGTCCTGGGGCAGCCGATAGACAATAAGCCCGCCCCAGAGGTCACGCAGCGCCTGCCGATCCATCGCGAGCCGCCGTCATTCGAGGAGCAGGGCATCGTCACCGACGTTTTCGAGACCGGGTTCAAGGTGGTGGACCTCATCTGCCCCTACCCGCGCGGGGGCAAGGTCGGCATGTTCGGCGGCGCGGGGGTGGGCAAGACGGTGCTGCTGATGGAGCTCATCCGCAACATCGCGGCCGAGCACGGCGGCACCTCGGTCTTCGGCGGCGTCGGCGAGCGCACCCGCGAGGGCAACCAGCTCTACCTGGAGATGCAGGAGTCGGGGGTCATTGATAAGACGGTCATGGTCTTCGGGCAGATGAATGAGCCGCCGGGGGCGCGCCTGCGGGTGGGGCTGACCGCGCTCACCATGGCCGAGTATTTCCGCGATCAAGAGGGGCAGGACGTGCTGCTCTTCATTGACAACATCTTTCGCTTCGTGCAGGCGGGCAGCGAGGTCTCGGCGCTGCTGGGGCGCATGCCCTCGGCCGTCGGCTACCAGCCCACCCTCGCCAGCGAGATGGGCGAGCTGCAGGAGCGCATCACCTCCACCCAGCGCGGCTCCATCACCTCCCTGCAGGCGATCTACGTCCCCGCCGACGACATCACCGACCCCGCCCCCGCCACCACCATGGCCCATCTCGACGCGGTGACGGTGCTCGACCGCGCCATCTTCGAGAAAGCGATCTACCCGGCGGTAGATCCCCTGCGCTCGACCTCGCGTATCCTCGACCCCGCCATCGTCGGCGACGAGCACTACGCGGTCGCGCGCCAGGTGCAGGAGATGTTGCAGCGCAACAAGGACCTCCAGGACATCATCGCCATCCTCGGCATGGACGAGCTGTCCGACGACGACAAGCTCGTCGTCCAGCGCGCGCGCCGCATCGAGCGCTTCCTGTCGCAGCCGTTCTTCGTCGCCGAGGTCTTCACCGGGCTCGAAGGCCGCTACGTGCGCGTCGCCGACACGGTGCGCGGATTCAAGGAGATCCTCGAGGGCAAGCACGACCATCTGCCGGAGCAGGCGTTCTACATGGTCGGCACCATCGAGGAGGCGATGCAGAAGGCCGAGACCCTGCAGCAGCGAGGAGCGTAA
- the atpG gene encoding ATP synthase F1 subunit gamma has product MISTRDVKRKIRTVHNIEQITRAMKTVASIKLRRAEVRVRAARPYADRLAGLLAALGAVEIEHPLLQARPVNTNGIIIIGADRGLCGGYNANLIRRAQQAAHAAPRAQLITLGRKPSDFFRRAGYDLRQRLSPLGDEADFGPLAEVADLAAQLYADGEWDAVDVVYTRCVRGQQTPPVVERLLPLAPAEGVGALRLVGARDSRDVSEVAPAREFIYEPSPRRLLDELLPRYLGTRVWAAALDAKASEHQARVTAMTLATDNAQEMIDALTLQYNKARQAAITGELLDIVGTAEALA; this is encoded by the coding sequence ATGATTTCCACGCGCGACGTGAAGCGGAAGATCCGCACCGTCCACAACATCGAGCAGATCACGCGCGCGATGAAGACGGTGGCCTCCATCAAGCTGCGACGGGCCGAGGTGCGGGTGCGTGCGGCGCGCCCCTATGCCGACCGCCTGGCGGGCCTCCTGGCGGCGCTGGGCGCGGTCGAGATCGAGCATCCGCTGCTGCAGGCGCGCCCCGTGAACACCAACGGTATCATCATCATCGGCGCCGACCGCGGGCTCTGCGGCGGCTACAACGCGAATCTCATCCGCCGCGCGCAGCAGGCCGCCCACGCGGCGCCGCGCGCGCAGTTGATCACCCTGGGGCGCAAGCCGAGCGACTTCTTTCGCCGCGCGGGCTACGACCTGCGCCAGCGCCTGTCGCCCCTGGGCGATGAGGCCGATTTCGGCCCGCTGGCGGAGGTCGCCGACCTCGCCGCTCAGCTCTACGCCGATGGCGAATGGGACGCGGTGGACGTCGTTTACACCCGCTGCGTGCGCGGCCAGCAGACCCCCCCGGTGGTCGAGCGCCTGCTGCCGCTGGCGCCCGCGGAGGGGGTGGGCGCGCTCCGACTCGTCGGGGCGCGAGACAGCCGCGACGTCAGCGAAGTCGCGCCCGCAAGGGAGTTCATCTACGAGCCGTCGCCGCGGCGGCTGTTGGACGAGCTGCTGCCGCGCTACCTGGGCACGCGGGTGTGGGCGGCGGCGCTGGACGCCAAGGCGAGCGAGCACCAAGCGCGAGTGACGGCGATGACGCTCGCCACCGACAATGCGCAAGAAATGATTGACGCGCTCACGCTCCAGTACAACAAGGCGCGCCAGGCCGCCATCACCGGCGAGCTGCTCGACATTGTCGGCACCGCCGAGGCGCTGGCGTGA
- the atpA gene encoding F0F1 ATP synthase subunit alpha, with product MRIEPDEVSSVIRDEIERYGAAAEAVGVGTVVQVGDGIARVYGLAGAMAGELIQFPKEVYGIALNLEEDNVGCILLGSDTEIKEGDTARTTGRIAQVPVGAALVGRVVDSLGRPLDGKGPVVTERTRPVETEAPGVIERQPVKEPLQTGLKAIDAMTPIGRGQRELIIGDRQTGKTAICVDTILNQRDQDVYCVYVAIGQKQSTVATVVDVLHRHGAMEYTTVVSATAAAPAAMQYVAPYGGCSMAEDFRDRGKHALVVYDDLTKHAQAYREVSLLLRRPPGREAYPGDIFYLHAHLLERAAKLSDERGGGSLTALPIVETQLGDYSAYIPTNLISITDGQIYLESDFFSAGIRPAINVGISVSRVGGAAQIGAMKQVGGPLRNALAYYRELSAFAKFATELDKATRDQLERGERMTELLKQPQYRMMSAAEQVLSLFAGTQGFLDDVAVEQVRAFEQGLLDFVREHHPDLPRRITETGRLDDDTTARLKQAVGDFKQTFAAPAK from the coding sequence ATGAGGATCGAGCCGGACGAGGTCAGCTCCGTCATCCGCGACGAGATCGAACGCTACGGCGCCGCGGCGGAGGCGGTGGGCGTGGGCACGGTGGTGCAGGTGGGCGACGGCATCGCCCGTGTCTATGGCCTGGCAGGCGCCATGGCGGGCGAGTTGATCCAGTTCCCCAAGGAGGTCTACGGCATCGCCCTCAACCTGGAGGAGGACAATGTGGGGTGCATCCTCCTGGGGTCGGACACCGAGATCAAGGAGGGCGACACCGCGCGTACGACGGGCCGCATCGCCCAGGTGCCGGTGGGCGCGGCTTTGGTCGGGCGCGTGGTTGACTCCCTGGGGCGGCCGCTGGATGGCAAGGGGCCGGTGGTCACCGAGCGCACGCGCCCGGTGGAAACCGAGGCGCCGGGAGTGATCGAACGTCAGCCGGTCAAGGAGCCGCTGCAGACCGGACTCAAGGCGATTGACGCCATGACCCCTATCGGCCGCGGCCAGCGCGAGCTCATCATCGGCGACCGCCAGACCGGCAAGACCGCGATCTGCGTGGACACCATCCTCAACCAGCGCGACCAGGACGTCTACTGCGTTTACGTCGCCATCGGCCAGAAGCAGTCCACCGTCGCCACCGTCGTGGACGTCCTGCACAGGCACGGGGCGATGGAGTACACGACCGTGGTCAGCGCCACCGCCGCGGCTCCCGCCGCCATGCAGTACGTGGCCCCCTATGGCGGCTGTTCGATGGCGGAGGATTTCCGCGACCGCGGCAAGCACGCGCTGGTGGTCTATGACGACCTGACGAAGCACGCGCAGGCCTATCGCGAGGTGTCGCTGCTGCTGCGGCGGCCGCCGGGGCGCGAGGCCTACCCCGGCGACATCTTCTACCTGCACGCCCACCTGCTGGAGCGCGCCGCCAAGCTGTCGGACGAGCGCGGCGGCGGCTCGCTGACCGCGCTGCCCATCGTCGAGACCCAGCTCGGGGACTACTCGGCCTACATCCCGACCAACCTCATCTCCATCACCGACGGGCAGATCTACCTGGAGAGCGATTTCTTCTCCGCCGGCATTCGCCCCGCCATCAACGTCGGCATCTCGGTCTCCCGCGTCGGCGGCGCGGCCCAGATCGGCGCCATGAAGCAGGTCGGCGGGCCGCTGCGCAATGCCCTCGCCTACTACCGCGAGCTGTCGGCGTTCGCCAAGTTCGCCACCGAGCTCGATAAAGCGACGCGCGACCAGCTGGAGCGCGGCGAGCGCATGACCGAGCTGCTCAAGCAGCCGCAGTACCGCATGATGTCGGCGGCGGAGCAGGTCCTCTCCCTGTTCGCGGGCACCCAGGGCTTTCTCGACGACGTGGCGGTCGAGCAGGTGCGCGCGTTCGAGCAGGGGCTGCTCGATTTCGTGCGCGAGCACCACCCCGACCTGCCGCGGCGCATCACCGAGACCGGCAGGCTCGACGACGACACGACCGCGCGGCTCAAGCAGGCGGTCGGCGATTTCAAGCAGACGTTCGCCGCGCCAGCAAAGTAG
- the atpH gene encoding ATP synthase F1 subunit delta, whose product MIYRRIARRYAAALLRAAADQQLVEQVASDLQSAHAGIAADPALAAALAHPEIPSPRKQEILQAVFSRLAPLSLTLLALLVRRRRQAYLGDVIAEYRRLADEARGLARARVVSAVAMTAEQQARLRRALERRTGKQVELTREVDPAVLAGLVVNIGDEVIDASARGRLEKLRELLAAARFRGLGS is encoded by the coding sequence GTGATCTACCGCCGCATCGCCCGCCGCTATGCGGCCGCGCTCTTGCGCGCCGCCGCCGACCAGCAATTGGTGGAGCAGGTGGCGAGCGATCTCCAATCCGCACATGCGGGCATCGCCGCCGACCCCGCCCTCGCCGCTGCCCTCGCCCATCCCGAGATTCCGTCGCCGCGCAAGCAGGAGATCCTGCAGGCGGTGTTCAGCCGACTGGCCCCGCTGTCGTTGACGTTGCTGGCGCTGCTGGTGCGACGCCGGCGCCAGGCCTACCTGGGCGACGTCATCGCCGAGTACCGCCGACTGGCGGACGAGGCGCGCGGGCTGGCACGGGCGCGGGTGGTGAGCGCCGTGGCCATGACCGCGGAGCAGCAAGCGCGGCTGCGCCGCGCGCTGGAACGGCGCACCGGCAAGCAAGTCGAGCTGACCCGCGAGGTTGATCCCGCGGTGCTGGCGGGGCTGGTGGTGAATATCGGCGACGAAGTGATAGACGCGTCGGCGCGCGGGCGGCTGGAGAAGCTGCGCGAGCTGCTGGCCGCCGCGCGGTTCCGAGGGCTGGGATCATGA